A portion of the Edaphobacter lichenicola genome contains these proteins:
- a CDS encoding FAD-dependent oxidoreductase, translating into MAPTPNSLATTCCIIGGGPAGIMLGFLLARAGVKVTVLEKHKDFFRDFRGDTIHPSTLELLYELGLLEKFLKIPHSQVAALSATIGGERFPIADFSHVPTHCKFIALMPQWDFLNFLASEATPLPSFTLRMGWEATGLIQQNGVTTGVRANTPDGPVEIPATLTVGCDGRHAISRDAGHLPLENQGVPVDVLWLKLARQPSDPENALGYINYGRLIILINRNDYFQVGYIIAKDTFPQIQQAGIPAFQQSLERVVPFLVGRTGEIDSWDKVKLLTIQVNRLQEWSSPGLLCIGDAAHAMSPVGGIGINIAIQDAVATANILTEALLSNTLTQHNLAQVQHYREKTVRNTQRVQVFAHRILNRVLRETGPIKPPLALRILTSIPGFQNIPARFVGIGLQPQHIKNF; encoded by the coding sequence ATGGCGCCGACTCCCAACTCGCTCGCAACCACCTGCTGCATCATCGGCGGAGGCCCTGCCGGCATCATGCTCGGCTTTCTTCTGGCTCGCGCCGGTGTAAAGGTCACAGTCCTCGAAAAGCATAAGGACTTCTTTCGCGACTTCCGCGGCGACACGATCCACCCCTCCACCCTCGAGCTTCTCTACGAACTCGGTCTCCTCGAAAAGTTTTTGAAAATCCCTCACTCCCAGGTCGCAGCGCTCTCGGCAACCATCGGCGGTGAACGGTTTCCCATCGCCGACTTCTCCCACGTCCCCACTCACTGCAAGTTCATCGCCCTTATGCCGCAGTGGGACTTCCTCAACTTCCTCGCCAGCGAAGCCACCCCTCTGCCCAGCTTTACCCTCCGCATGGGCTGGGAGGCCACCGGCCTCATCCAGCAAAACGGCGTCACCACCGGCGTTCGCGCCAACACTCCCGACGGCCCTGTCGAAATTCCCGCCACACTGACAGTCGGCTGCGACGGCCGCCACGCCATCTCACGCGACGCCGGCCATCTTCCTCTCGAGAACCAGGGCGTCCCCGTCGACGTCCTCTGGCTGAAGCTAGCCCGCCAGCCCTCCGACCCCGAAAACGCGCTCGGCTACATCAACTATGGCCGCCTCATTATCCTTATTAACCGCAACGACTACTTCCAGGTCGGCTACATCATCGCGAAAGATACCTTCCCGCAGATCCAACAAGCCGGCATCCCTGCCTTCCAGCAAAGCCTCGAACGTGTCGTTCCCTTCCTCGTCGGGCGCACCGGCGAGATCGACTCATGGGACAAGGTAAAGCTCCTCACCATTCAGGTGAATCGCCTTCAAGAATGGTCCTCCCCTGGTCTTCTCTGCATCGGCGACGCAGCCCACGCCATGTCTCCCGTCGGAGGCATCGGCATCAACATCGCCATTCAGGACGCCGTAGCCACCGCCAACATTCTCACCGAAGCGTTGCTCTCGAACACACTCACCCAGCATAATCTGGCGCAGGTCCAGCACTATCGCGAAAAAACAGTCCGCAACACCCAGCGCGTGCAGGTATTCGCCCACCGCATCCTCAACCGTGTCCTTCGCGAAACTGGCCCCATCAAGCCACCGCTGGCTCTTCGCATCCTCACCAGCATCCCCGGCTTCCAGAACATCCCTGCACGCTTCGTCGGCATCGGACTCCAGCCGCAGCACATCAAGAACTTCTAG
- a CDS encoding histidine phosphatase family protein: MSVGTELWLVRHGETEWSLSGAHTSRTDIPLTDHGRKRAEELRDYLKGTKFDAVFESPMQRARETCAIAGFGDQAVVENGLKEWDYGVYEGKTTKEIQAEIPGWSVWKNEIIGGETVEHVGERADGVIARALAATPAGGKVALFAHAHILRILAARWIGLPATGGSMLALGTGSVSVMGWERETRVISSWNREFE; this comes from the coding sequence ATGAGTGTAGGAACTGAGTTGTGGCTGGTGCGGCATGGAGAGACGGAGTGGAGTTTAAGCGGAGCGCATACCAGCCGGACAGATATTCCTCTGACCGATCATGGACGCAAGCGTGCGGAGGAGTTGCGCGACTATCTGAAGGGGACGAAGTTCGATGCGGTGTTTGAAAGCCCGATGCAGCGTGCGCGGGAGACTTGCGCGATTGCTGGCTTTGGCGATCAGGCCGTGGTGGAGAACGGTCTGAAGGAGTGGGACTACGGGGTGTACGAGGGGAAGACGACCAAGGAGATTCAGGCGGAGATTCCGGGGTGGTCGGTGTGGAAGAACGAGATTATTGGCGGTGAGACGGTGGAGCATGTGGGCGAACGTGCGGATGGAGTGATCGCTCGTGCGCTGGCGGCTACTCCTGCTGGAGGTAAGGTCGCGTTGTTTGCCCATGCGCATATTCTGCGGATTCTGGCGGCGCGATGGATCGGATTGCCTGCGACCGGTGGAAGCATGCTGGCGCTGGGAACAGGGAGCGTCAGTGTGATGGGATGGGAGCGGGAGACGCGTGTGATCTCCAGCTGGAATCGCGAGTTTGAGTAG
- the uvrB gene encoding excinuclease ABC subunit UvrB yields the protein MDFQLSTTYKPQGDQPRAISELVSGIHAGEKDQVLLGVTGSGKTFTMAKVIEELQRPALILAHNKTLAAQLYHEFKTFFPNNAVEYFVSYYDYYQPEAYIPAGDLFIEKESTINEELDKLRLAATRSLFERRDAIIVSSVSCIYGLGSPEAYYGMLMMLEKGQKIKREDITRRLVEILYDRNDVDFRRGTFRVRGDIIEVYPTYDENAYRIELFGDEIDSLSQIDPLFGTVKQKYSRLPIYPKSHYVVQPERKTTAVNSILEEMEWWEKELENQGRLVESQRIHQRTRFDLEMIKSVGFCHGIENYSRHFSARLPGEPPPTLLDYFPQDYLLFIDESHVTVPQLHGMWHGDRSRKQNLVDYGFRLPSAMDNRPLRFEEFESRTGQIIYVSATPGAYELTKSAGVVVEQIIRPTGLIDPVVEIRPIKGQIDDLLAEIRDRTAKNQRVLVTTLTKRMSEDLASYYTEVGVRCRYMHSEIETLERIKLLRDLRKGEYDVLIGINLLREGLDLPEVSLVAILDADKEGFLRSQGSLIQTIGRAARHVEGRAILYADKMTDSMQRAINETDRRREKQVAYNEENGITPASIIRPIEMGLAGILKADYADLTDEAEGMPDFSTQQELDTYIGKLESDMREAAKKFEFEKAAKLRDTVKELRTKEFLFS from the coding sequence ATGGACTTTCAGCTCTCGACCACCTACAAGCCCCAGGGCGACCAGCCCCGCGCCATCTCTGAGCTCGTCTCCGGCATTCACGCCGGAGAAAAAGATCAGGTCCTCCTCGGCGTCACCGGCTCCGGCAAAACCTTCACCATGGCGAAGGTCATCGAAGAGCTGCAACGGCCCGCACTCATCCTCGCGCACAACAAAACTCTCGCCGCCCAGCTCTACCACGAGTTCAAAACCTTCTTCCCCAACAACGCCGTCGAGTACTTCGTCTCCTACTACGACTACTACCAACCCGAAGCCTACATCCCCGCCGGCGATCTCTTCATTGAAAAGGAGTCAACCATCAATGAAGAGTTGGATAAACTTCGCCTCGCCGCAACGCGCAGCCTCTTCGAGCGCCGCGACGCCATCATCGTCTCTTCCGTCTCCTGCATCTACGGCCTCGGCTCGCCCGAAGCCTACTACGGCATGTTGATGATGCTCGAAAAAGGCCAGAAGATAAAGCGCGAAGACATCACGCGCCGTCTCGTCGAGATACTCTACGACCGCAACGACGTAGACTTTCGCCGCGGCACCTTCCGCGTACGTGGCGACATCATTGAGGTCTACCCCACCTATGACGAAAACGCCTATCGTATAGAGCTCTTCGGCGACGAAATCGATTCACTCTCGCAGATCGATCCACTCTTCGGCACCGTCAAGCAGAAGTACTCTCGCCTGCCCATCTATCCGAAGTCACACTACGTCGTACAGCCCGAACGCAAGACGACTGCCGTCAACTCCATCCTCGAAGAGATGGAGTGGTGGGAGAAAGAGCTGGAAAACCAAGGCCGCCTCGTCGAATCCCAGCGCATCCACCAGCGCACCCGCTTCGACCTCGAGATGATCAAATCCGTAGGCTTCTGCCACGGCATCGAAAACTACTCGCGCCACTTCTCCGCTCGCCTCCCCGGCGAACCCCCACCCACGCTCCTCGACTACTTCCCGCAAGACTATCTCCTCTTCATCGACGAGTCCCACGTCACCGTCCCGCAACTCCACGGCATGTGGCACGGCGACCGCAGCCGCAAACAAAACCTCGTCGACTACGGCTTCCGCCTTCCCAGCGCGATGGACAATCGCCCACTCCGCTTCGAGGAGTTCGAGTCCCGCACCGGCCAGATCATCTACGTCTCCGCCACCCCCGGCGCCTACGAACTAACAAAATCCGCAGGCGTAGTCGTCGAACAGATCATCCGCCCCACCGGCCTCATCGACCCCGTCGTCGAAATCCGCCCCATCAAAGGCCAGATCGACGACCTCCTCGCCGAGATCCGCGATCGCACCGCAAAAAACCAGCGCGTCCTCGTCACCACCCTCACCAAGCGCATGTCCGAAGACCTCGCCAGCTACTACACCGAAGTCGGCGTCCGCTGCCGCTACATGCACTCCGAGATCGAAACCCTCGAACGCATCAAGCTCCTCCGCGATCTCCGCAAAGGCGAGTACGACGTCCTCATCGGCATCAACCTCCTGCGCGAAGGACTCGATCTTCCGGAGGTCTCGTTGGTAGCAATTTTGGACGCCGACAAAGAAGGCTTCCTCCGCTCGCAAGGCTCTCTCATCCAGACCATCGGCCGTGCTGCCCGCCACGTCGAAGGCCGCGCCATCCTCTACGCCGACAAGATGACCGACTCCATGCAGCGCGCCATCAACGAGACCGACCGCCGCCGCGAAAAGCAAGTCGCCTACAACGAAGAAAACGGCATCACTCCCGCCAGCATCATCCGCCCAATAGAGATGGGCCTCGCCGGCATCCTCAAAGCCGACTACGCCGACCTCACCGACGAAGCCGAAGGCATGCCCGACTTCTCCACCCAGCAAGAACTAGACACCTACATCGGCAAACTAGAATCCGACATGCGCGAAGCCGCCAAAAAATTCGAATTCGAAAAAGCCGCCAAGCTCCGCGACACAGTAAAAGAACTCCGCACCAAAGAGTTTTTGTTCAGCTAA
- a CDS encoding NACHT domain-containing protein — MEPLALILTSAKVVKAIHDFAFDETKALSKSAAQHGVQNIIQRLKPSDREKAIKSAIKHFAEAWYSELEDTVTLTAALPGYQDQLANLIEAAPIEIGEWMDPEVGDIDLGPIERIWRGVKDPEVELPKDFDWKQVALKYKRSLKRQFRDDPALRGIYETVLQERSLEVLERAAVATERIAGPVIVFSTETYKKFLVEKKCNSLQLSTLDISGYTVDRKVSLWNVFVPQSARGSAPILGVPPEILREMLEEGEIEQNGDEIDTKELIKRYQSVPIRPILEILSTGSKEGHHVVVTGDPGAGKSSLLKYLCLRWATESSGPTPVLVDLKEYGKSLGGIVAFCQSCLTMPRFNKAELDSWLKTGAAALYLDGLDEVFSPQIRYAVIGEIATLSSEYPKAQIIVTSRKVGYQPERLANAGFTHANIEDFSQLQIEEFLNKWHGLAEDDENKSLRLKERLMRAITDNRSIRELAGNPLLLTMMSILNRSQELPRNRVSLYQKASEVLLHDWDADRALSTENTLDRDDKRKLLLDLAGEMQQAKASLAGNLIEKERVVACFKKSLDQLEIHDSRASAIALVRQLEERNFILASAGAGRFSFVHRTFLEFFCAAWFVERLSHKEGTDLFLSLEQLKRDVFLQHWKDEKWREVLRLITGMVHETKADELIKLVIEQDDTEHRAANLILAAGCLSDVRARKALRETDQILWQRLTTEARKITTPEADTEESDSRTDARAEAVRALAHTWRTESLGWLKENGEDGPTSILRVTAIEVYARGWKDDPETLAWLKVQAETNTEENACGKAVEEIGSGWRTESSTLDWLREIAVNSGKTASRQAAIQALATNWRNQEGVRDLIIERAALDDNMTVRSIACLFIGIVWQHDPVVFPTLRQRFSIETDDTLRYLILITIFATNKEAPQLQEFFREVAAGPKSDAQRFAENHLKQIDSSASAIADSQDLSDSGRKEGAESTVRRRHPNPESA, encoded by the coding sequence ATGGAACCATTGGCTTTGATCCTAACCTCCGCGAAAGTCGTGAAGGCAATACATGATTTTGCCTTTGACGAGACCAAAGCTCTTAGCAAAAGCGCAGCTCAGCACGGCGTCCAAAACATAATCCAAAGATTGAAGCCATCGGATCGTGAGAAGGCTATCAAGAGCGCAATCAAACATTTTGCAGAAGCTTGGTACTCAGAATTAGAAGACACGGTGACTTTGACGGCTGCCCTTCCGGGATATCAAGATCAACTCGCCAATCTGATCGAAGCCGCTCCAATCGAAATTGGAGAATGGATGGATCCCGAAGTTGGGGATATCGATCTAGGCCCGATAGAACGAATTTGGCGTGGCGTAAAGGATCCCGAGGTGGAATTGCCAAAGGATTTCGATTGGAAACAAGTGGCACTAAAATACAAGCGATCCCTGAAGAGGCAATTCCGTGATGATCCAGCTTTGCGTGGGATATATGAGACAGTCCTTCAAGAACGCAGTTTAGAGGTCTTAGAACGCGCTGCGGTGGCGACAGAGCGAATAGCAGGGCCTGTCATAGTTTTTAGCACAGAGACCTACAAGAAGTTTCTGGTGGAAAAAAAGTGCAACAGCCTCCAGCTTTCGACGCTCGATATTAGCGGTTACACAGTGGATCGTAAAGTCTCTCTCTGGAATGTCTTTGTTCCACAGTCTGCAAGAGGATCAGCCCCAATTCTTGGAGTTCCTCCGGAAATCTTGCGTGAAATGCTTGAGGAAGGGGAGATCGAACAAAACGGCGACGAAATCGATACAAAAGAGCTAATAAAAAGATACCAATCTGTTCCGATTCGTCCGATTCTCGAAATCCTCTCAACGGGGTCCAAAGAGGGGCATCATGTAGTCGTAACGGGTGACCCTGGGGCGGGCAAGAGTTCTCTACTCAAATATCTCTGCCTGCGTTGGGCTACAGAAAGTAGTGGCCCGACGCCGGTGTTGGTTGATTTGAAAGAGTACGGCAAATCCCTAGGGGGGATTGTGGCGTTCTGTCAGTCGTGTTTGACGATGCCCCGTTTCAACAAAGCCGAATTAGACTCTTGGCTCAAGACCGGAGCAGCAGCTCTGTATCTCGATGGCCTAGATGAAGTTTTCTCTCCACAGATTCGCTACGCGGTGATCGGAGAAATCGCGACACTATCGTCGGAATATCCGAAAGCGCAAATTATCGTCACATCGAGAAAGGTCGGATATCAACCGGAGCGATTGGCCAACGCAGGTTTCACGCATGCGAATATCGAAGACTTTAGTCAATTACAGATAGAAGAGTTCCTCAATAAATGGCATGGACTTGCAGAAGACGATGAAAATAAGAGTTTACGACTTAAGGAACGTCTAATGCGAGCCATAACGGACAATAGGTCAATCCGAGAGCTAGCCGGAAATCCTTTGCTTTTGACAATGATGTCTATCCTAAACCGAAGTCAAGAACTCCCACGGAATAGGGTTTCGCTCTATCAAAAAGCGAGTGAAGTTCTCTTGCATGATTGGGATGCTGACCGGGCGCTCAGCACTGAAAATACTTTAGACAGAGACGACAAGCGAAAGCTCCTTCTCGATCTTGCGGGAGAGATGCAACAGGCAAAGGCTAGCTTGGCAGGAAACTTGATTGAGAAAGAAAGAGTAGTCGCATGTTTTAAGAAATCTCTAGATCAACTAGAGATACATGATAGCCGTGCGAGCGCGATAGCCTTAGTACGGCAATTAGAAGAACGAAATTTCATATTAGCATCTGCTGGCGCCGGTCGGTTTTCCTTTGTGCACAGGACATTTTTAGAATTTTTTTGTGCGGCTTGGTTCGTGGAACGACTGTCACATAAGGAAGGTACGGACTTATTTTTATCTCTTGAACAACTCAAACGAGACGTCTTTCTTCAACACTGGAAAGACGAGAAATGGCGAGAAGTGCTTCGGCTGATCACTGGTATGGTCCACGAGACAAAAGCTGATGAATTAATCAAATTGGTGATAGAACAAGACGACACTGAACATCGTGCCGCGAATCTAATCCTCGCAGCGGGCTGTCTGAGTGATGTTCGTGCGCGGAAAGCACTTCGAGAAACAGATCAAATACTTTGGCAGAGACTCACTACAGAAGCACGCAAGATCACAACACCTGAAGCAGATACTGAGGAAAGTGATTCAAGGACAGATGCTCGTGCCGAAGCTGTTCGTGCTCTAGCACATACTTGGCGGACTGAAAGCCTCGGTTGGTTAAAAGAAAACGGGGAAGACGGTCCTACATCGATTCTCAGAGTAACCGCAATTGAGGTATATGCGCGCGGGTGGAAGGACGATCCGGAAACTCTAGCTTGGCTGAAGGTTCAGGCTGAAACTAACACAGAAGAGAATGCTTGCGGAAAAGCGGTAGAGGAAATCGGGAGTGGATGGCGAACCGAATCTAGCACACTTGATTGGCTTAGAGAAATTGCCGTCAACTCCGGTAAAACTGCTTCTCGTCAGGCAGCCATACAGGCCTTGGCTACAAATTGGCGCAATCAGGAGGGCGTTCGTGACCTAATCATCGAGCGAGCTGCTCTTGATGACAACATGACTGTTCGCAGCATAGCGTGCCTTTTCATCGGCATAGTATGGCAACACGACCCCGTTGTTTTCCCAACGTTGCGACAACGATTTAGCATCGAAACAGATGACACTCTGCGCTACCTCATATTAATAACTATTTTTGCAACCAACAAGGAGGCTCCACAATTGCAAGAATTCTTCAGAGAGGTCGCCGCAGGTCCTAAAAGCGACGCTCAACGCTTCGCCGAAAACCACCTAAAGCAGATCGATTCTTCCGCTTCAGCAATCGCGGATTCGCAAGATTTGTCCGATAGCGGTCGTAAGGAAGGGGCGGAGTCAACAGTACGAAGACGACACCCTAACCCTGAGTCAGCGTAA
- a CDS encoding DNA-3-methyladenine glycosylase has product MLKPLPRRFYSRSPEIVARALLGKLLIRDLQGERLTARITEVEAYLGLIDPASHAARGLTTSNAILFGPSGHVYVYFIYGMYYCLNVASHLPGEAGGVLIRALDPIDGLETMADLRSLPHNAKPKLLTGGPGRLCQALDITRNNSNGLDVTSPTSAIQIADDGHHPTEILTTPRIGISKAADRPLRFLIGETAKAKRSASRP; this is encoded by the coding sequence TTGCTAAAACCCCTCCCACGACGCTTCTACTCCCGCTCCCCCGAGATCGTAGCCCGAGCCCTCCTCGGCAAGCTTCTCATCCGCGACCTCCAAGGCGAGCGCCTCACCGCCCGCATCACCGAAGTCGAAGCCTACCTCGGCCTCATCGACCCGGCATCCCACGCGGCCCGCGGTCTCACTACCAGCAACGCAATCCTCTTCGGCCCATCCGGACACGTATACGTCTACTTCATCTACGGCATGTACTACTGTCTCAACGTCGCCTCGCATCTTCCCGGCGAAGCCGGAGGAGTCCTCATCCGAGCCCTCGATCCAATCGACGGCCTCGAAACCATGGCCGATCTCCGCAGCCTTCCCCACAACGCCAAACCCAAACTCCTCACCGGAGGCCCCGGCCGTCTCTGTCAGGCTCTCGACATCACCCGCAACAACTCCAATGGCCTCGACGTAACCTCACCCACCTCCGCCATCCAAATCGCCGACGACGGCCACCATCCCACCGAAATTCTGACCACCCCACGCATCGGCATCAGCAAAGCCGCCGACCGCCCCCTCCGCTTCCTCATCGGCGAAACCGCCAAAGCCAAGCGCTCCGCATCCCGGCCCTGA
- a CDS encoding DUF3300 domain-containing protein, giving the protein MNKLGPRILHTVLFSTLTASAFAQAPIVRQPPPPPPADQQQAAPAYPQAGQPTDPQAMPPDNTQAGQPQYQQQAPPPGQQQGPPPPPPLAPQQLDQLVQRIALYPDPLLAQVLTASTYWDQIPDAATWAQQHATITGDALAQAIQADNLPWDPSVLALLPFPSVLDMMARDPQFTGTLGNAVLSQRSDVMDAVQRQRRIARGYGYLAPNSYDTVVDDGGYIAIQPVNPAYYYVPVYSPAVVFYAPRPGFYVGGALRFGPVVTIGPAFGVYGWYGAGFGWGTHAILIDHRPWGRTYYNRSVYVHPYAHPYVHPASPRVESHAHYEEHGGEHHH; this is encoded by the coding sequence ATGAATAAACTCGGCCCCCGCATCCTTCACACTGTACTTTTCAGCACCCTCACAGCATCTGCCTTCGCACAGGCTCCTATCGTCCGTCAGCCACCACCACCGCCACCGGCCGATCAGCAACAGGCAGCGCCAGCATATCCCCAGGCTGGCCAGCCAACTGATCCGCAAGCCATGCCTCCGGATAACACCCAGGCAGGCCAGCCGCAGTACCAACAGCAGGCTCCTCCGCCCGGCCAGCAGCAAGGCCCTCCGCCACCGCCGCCGCTGGCGCCCCAACAGCTCGATCAGCTCGTCCAGCGCATCGCCCTCTATCCCGATCCGCTCCTCGCGCAGGTCCTCACCGCTTCCACCTATTGGGACCAGATCCCCGACGCAGCAACCTGGGCCCAGCAGCACGCGACCATCACCGGCGACGCCCTCGCCCAGGCTATCCAGGCCGATAACCTCCCATGGGACCCCAGCGTCCTCGCGCTGCTTCCCTTCCCGTCGGTCCTCGACATGATGGCCCGTGACCCGCAGTTTACCGGTACGCTCGGCAACGCAGTCCTCAGCCAGCGCAGTGACGTCATGGACGCCGTCCAGCGTCAGCGTCGCATCGCTCGCGGCTACGGCTACCTCGCTCCCAACTCCTACGACACCGTAGTCGACGATGGCGGCTACATCGCAATCCAGCCTGTCAACCCGGCCTACTACTACGTCCCGGTCTACAGTCCGGCGGTGGTCTTCTACGCTCCACGCCCCGGCTTCTACGTTGGCGGAGCACTCCGCTTCGGCCCTGTCGTCACCATCGGCCCAGCCTTCGGCGTCTACGGCTGGTATGGCGCAGGCTTCGGCTGGGGAACGCACGCAATCCTCATCGACCACCGCCCCTGGGGCCGCACGTATTACAACCGTAGCGTCTACGTTCACCCATACGCCCACCCCTACGTGCACCCAGCATCTCCCCGCGTAGAGAGCCACGCCCACTACGAAGAACACGGCGGCGAGCACCACCACTAA
- a CDS encoding dienelactone hydrolase family protein has protein sequence MIIVNDEYVTLDTPNGPMRTHIVRPAAPGRYPGIVFYSEIFQITAPIRRTAAMLAGHGYIVAMPEIYHEFEPAGTVFAYDQAGSDRGNVLKTTKELSSYDADARAALDHLKSRPDCTGHLGAMGICIGGHLAFRAAMNPDVLATACFYATDIHKGSLSKGGDDSLDRAKDIKGELLMIWGRQDPHIPTEGRMAVLTRLNELGARLTWHEVNGAHAFMRDEGIRYDPELALSLYGLVFDLFHRKLGEGDQTTQAAASTETHH, from the coding sequence ATGATCATCGTCAACGACGAGTACGTCACGCTCGACACCCCCAACGGCCCCATGCGGACCCACATCGTCCGCCCCGCCGCCCCGGGCCGCTATCCCGGCATCGTCTTCTACTCCGAGATCTTCCAGATCACCGCGCCCATCCGCCGCACCGCCGCCATGCTCGCTGGTCATGGCTACATCGTCGCCATGCCCGAGATCTACCACGAGTTCGAACCCGCCGGCACCGTCTTCGCCTACGATCAGGCCGGCTCCGACCGCGGCAACGTCCTCAAGACCACCAAAGAGCTCTCCAGCTACGACGCCGACGCCCGCGCCGCACTCGACCACCTCAAATCCCGCCCCGACTGCACCGGTCATCTCGGAGCCATGGGCATCTGCATTGGCGGCCACCTCGCCTTCCGCGCCGCAATGAATCCCGACGTCCTCGCCACGGCCTGCTTCTACGCCACTGACATCCATAAAGGCTCCCTCAGTAAAGGCGGAGACGACTCCCTCGATCGCGCGAAAGACATCAAGGGTGAACTCCTCATGATCTGGGGTCGCCAGGACCCCCACATCCCCACCGAAGGCCGCATGGCCGTCCTCACGCGCCTCAATGAACTCGGCGCACGCCTCACCTGGCACGAGGTCAACGGCGCCCACGCCTTCATGCGCGACGAAGGCATCCGCTACGACCCAGAACTCGCCCTCAGCCTCTACGGCCTCGTATTCGACCTCTTCCACCGAAAGCTGGGCGAAGGCGACCAAACCACGCAAGCAGCAGCCTCAACCGAAACCCACCACTGA